A stretch of Nymphalis io chromosome 29, ilAglIoxx1.1, whole genome shotgun sequence DNA encodes these proteins:
- the LOC126779664 gene encoding uncharacterized protein LOC126779664 yields MSKTAHVVDGEASESDSEIEIGKSPDLTPSSQACVISGEAPESDDETKVQSPNQNEIDAPLHTSMFQSSPTKLIYNSLLHQKLWECNVSLRATIEGLTKHTTDLCVEKLTSSDKTLLNVQECMRATNANLTLARARLKQLHTELEKANCSTALPTVKIK; encoded by the exons ATGTCTAAGACAGCACATGTAGTGGATGGTGAAGCATCAGAGTCCGATTCCGAAATCGAAATTGGTAAATCGCCC GACTTAACTCCGTCATCCCAAGCGTGTGTCATATCAGGGGAAGCTCCGGAGTCTGACGATG aaacgaAAGTACAATCACCTAATCAAAATGAAATTGATGCTCCCCTACACACGTCTATGTTTCAGTCCTCACCTACCAAGTTGATATACAACTCTTTGTTGCATCAAAAGTtat GGGAATGCAATGTTTCACTACGTGCCACCATCGAAGGATTGACCAAACACACGACCGACTTATGCGTTGAAAAGCTGACCAGTTCTGATAAAACTTTGCTGAATGTAcag gaatGTATGAGAGCAACTAACGCGAACTTAACTCTAGCGAGAGCAAGATTGAAGCAACTTCACACCGAATTGGAAAAGGCGAACTGTTCAACCGCCTTACCGACTGTAAAGATcaaatag